A DNA window from Coffea arabica cultivar ET-39 chromosome 6c, Coffea Arabica ET-39 HiFi, whole genome shotgun sequence contains the following coding sequences:
- the LOC113693677 gene encoding uncharacterized protein, translated as MAGPNGATGDYGNESEAPAERLDSDDAAHWGTWEDLLLVCAVNRYGTNSWESVALEIQKRSTSPFLSLSLTPRNCQMKYLDLTRRFLFKHDPRNTDNAYKDDDVEAAGHDGSIISTDESVPLLEELRKLRVAELRRELERYDLSIVTLQSKVKKMKEERERCSTESEIREEKASVLRKSEEAEAPPERDASEDKVKVIMDELEKSPSSMANNKDEQSVNGSVPKDGRVGEIEAGRDEVKVKEPGRIGEGNEEPVRTMEDKLVKEEDSGYGSSDSVEREYRKPGPESVPNEVKVEPESVSHSPELVESVAESKDGGGGGVCGDEEATTKECNSDVQSSATKSRRDGENDDVPPGSTKNLDLQNDNSSPPVKLEASVESQPLIDFLDHVKGHKLGSLFLRRLDSQEAPNYKSLIRQHVDLEAVRRRVKEGIYSDSNLKFFRDLLLLVNNAMVFFGKNTPEFLAAMELRHLIANEMARRNAKSSDSSSEKQASLQKASLPDKGSSEPSESLLRKPKLGGQLIVCRKRSSIAAKASASSSASDKKRDQNKMPTEDSAGLDSKNPSRRQQPARAEEPRVTKKRSADRFASASTSLKKNAKNGAGTNSKQMSGTNLEKNKGKGGSSSQQPDPRCENKNNQSSADLKKRSAANFLNRMKQSSSSNNSTLLDALKGSPLSASNNGRGGSELKKDENSKGSGGSNLKKNEHGKGGSEHKKNENVKWSGKKAQVSTRSSDVKQAKEKTIPATKSLGRPLNKGAAPPTPSGKRGRGDRESESAASKQQRKKPRK; from the exons ATGGCCGGACCCAACGGAGCCACCGGAGACTACGGCAACGAATCGGAGGCCCCAGCTGAACGACTGGACTCCGACGACGCCGCCCACTGGGGAACATGGGAAGATCTATTGCTAGTCTGCGCCGTCAACCGTTACGGCACCAACAGCTGGGAATCCGTCGCCCTCGAAATCCAGAAACGGTCTACCTCTCCTTTTCTCTCGTTATCGTTAACCCCGCGTAACTGCCAGATGAAATACCTCGACCTCACCCGCCGATTCCTCTTCAAACATGATCCTCGTAATACTGATAACGCCTACAAGGACGACGACGTCGAAGCTGCCGGTCATGATGGTAGTATAATCTCCACGGATGAATCGGTTCCCTTGCTCGAAGAGTTGCGAAAGCTCCGCGTTGCTGAACTCCGCCGCGAACTCGAACGTTACGATCTATCCATCGT GACGTTGCAATCGAAGgtgaagaaaatgaaggaagaaagagagaggTGTTCGACAGAGAGTGAGATTAGAGAGGAGAAGGCATCAGTTCTGAGGAAAAGTGAAGAGGCGGAGGCTCCGCCGGAGAGAGATGCCTCTGAAGATAAGGTAAAAGTTATTATGGATGAGCTGGAAAAGTCACCGTCATCGATGGCCAACAACAAGGATGAGCAGTCCGTGAATGGATCCGTTCCCAAGGACGGAAGAGTTGGGGAAATAGAAGCGGGGAGAGACGAGGTGAAAGTGAAAGAACCCGGTCGAATCGGGGAGGGGAATGAAGAACCGGTTCGGACAATGGAGGATAAGCTGGTTAAGGAAGAGGATTCGGGTTATGGAAGTTCAGATAGTGTGGAGAGAGAATACCGGAAGCCTGGACCTGAATCGGTTCCGAACGAAGTGAAGGTAGAACCGGAATCGGTGAGTCACTCACCTGAGTTAGTGGAATCGGTGGCCGAGTCAAaggatggtggtggtggtggagtgTGTGGAGATGAGGAAGCGACGACCAAGGAATGTAACTCAGACGTGCAAAGCTCAGCGACTAAATCGAGGAGAGATGGTGAAAACGACGACGTGCCTCCCGGGAGCACTAAGAATCTGGATCTCCAAAACGACAATAGTTCTCCACCCGTTAAATTAGAAGCTTCAGTTGAATCTCAGCCGTTAATCGACTTTCTAGATCATGTGAAAGGTCACAAGCTCGGCTCACTATTCCTGCGCCGGCTCGACAGCCAG GAAGCTCCAAATTACAAGAGCTTGATCCGGCAACATGTTGACCTTGAAGCAGTGCGAAGAAGGGTCAAAGAAGGTATTTACTCGGACAGCAATCTCAAGTTCTTTCGCGATCTACTGCTGCTTGTCAACAATGCCATGGTCTTCTTCGGCAAGAATACCCCAGAATTTCTTGCTGCAATGGAGCTTCGACATCTTATTGCAAACGAGATGGCTCGGAGAAATGCCAAGTCGTCAGATTCATCGTCTGAAAAACAAGCTTCACTACAAAAAGCATCCTTGCCTGACAAGGGAAGCTCTGAACCATCAGAATCTTTGCTCCGAAAACCTAAGCTTGGAGGTCAATTGATTGTTTGCCGTAAACGTAGCTCAATTGCTGCAAAAGCATCTGCATCATCATCAGCATCTGATAAGAAGAGAGACCAAAACAAAATGCCAACTGAGGATAGCGCTGGCCTGGATTCCAAGAACCCATCCCGCCGTCAACAGCCTGCTAGGGCCGAAGAACCAAGAGTCACAAAGAAGAGATCAGCAGATAGATTTGCTTCAGCTTCCAcgagcttgaagaaaaatgccaAAAACGGTGCTGGCACTAATTCCAAACAAATGTCAGGCACAAATTTAGAGAAGAACAAAGGGAAGGGAGGGTCATCTTCTCAGCAACCGGACCCTAGATGTGAAAATAAGAACAACCAATCAAGTGCAGACTTGAAGAAACGGAGTGCAGCTAACTTCTTGAATCGAATGAAGCAAAGCTCTTCCTCCAACAATAGTACATTATTAGATGCATTGAAGGGTTCCCCACTCAGTGCCTCCAATAACGGCAGAGGAGGATCTGAGCTCAAGAAAGATGAAAATAGTAAGGGGAGTGGGGGATCCAATCTTAAGAAGAATGAGCATGGAAAGGGAGGATCCGAGCATAAGAAGAATGAAAACGTCAAGTGGAGTGGAAAGAAAGCACAGGTCTCCACGAGGAGTTCAGATGTAAAGCAGGCAAAGGAAAAGACTATCCCAGCAACGAAATCGCTTGGAAGACCACTAAATAAAGGTGCTGCACCTCCTACTCCATCTGGAAAACGGGGTAGAGGTGATAGAGAGAGTGAATCAGCAGCTtcaaaacaacaaagaaaaaagcCAAGAAAGTAA
- the LOC113693679 gene encoding uncharacterized protein — MSGGTSSTEFCTIEASDGVKLDARIFKPNAGDGEGDLVFVLVHPYSILGGCQGLMKGMARGLANRGFTAVTFDMRGAGRSTGRPSITGFSEVNDVVSVCQWATRNLNANRILLVGSSAGAAIAGSAVDQIKEVIGFVSLGYPFGLTASILFGRHHKFILQSSKPKLFVMGTKDGFTSVKQLENKLRTAAGQTETHLIKGASHFQMEGPDFDAQMVNLIAEFIVSL, encoded by the exons ATGAGTGGTGGTACCAGCAGCACAGAGTTTTGCACAATTGAGGCCAGCGACGGCGTCAAGCTCGACGCCCGGATCTTCAAGCCAAATGCGGGAGACGGAGAGGGCGATTTGGTATTTGTACTCGTACACCCCTACTCCATTTTGGGAGGTTGCCAAGGCCTCATGAAGGGAATGGCCCGTGGGCTGGCCAATCGTGGCTTCACAGCTGTCACCTTCGACATGAGGGGCGCCGGCAGATCCACCGGCCGTCCATCTATCACCGGATTCTCCGAAGTTAACGACGTCGTTTCCGTCTGCCAATGGGCCACCCGGAATCTCAATGCTAACCGTATTCTCCTCGTTGGTTCTTCAGCTG GTGCAGCAATTGCTGGCTCTGCAGTAGATCAAATAAAGGAAGTCATTGGCTTTGTGAGCTTGGGATACCCTTTTGGTTTAACTGCTTCAATCCTGTTTGGAAGACACCACAAATTTATACTACAATCCTCAAAACCAAAACTTTTTGTAATGGGTACGAAAGACGGTTTCACCAGTGTAAAACAACTGGAGAATAAGTTGAGAACTGCTGCAGGACAAACCGAAACCCATCTAATTAAAGGTGCTAGTCACTTTCAAATGGAGGGTCCTGATTTTGATGCTCAGATGGTGAATCTGATAGCTGAATTTATTGTGTCACTCTGA